The Desulfovibrio intestinalis DNA segment ATGCGCATACCGTTGGCGCGAAGCTTTGACTCGCTTAATGTGGCCCAGGCCGGGGGCATTCTGCTGGGACTGGCTGCGGCTGCGCGCGCCAAATCCTGATAAGAGTCCGATGCAGTAAACCGCGACTTCAACACGCGGTTTGCGCAAAGAACAAGAACGCCTTGTTGCGTTTAACAAGGCGCACGCCCTCTTATTTACACAACTAAGCGCCATCAGACAACTCAAAAAGGAAATGTCACAGACATTTCCTTTTTTTATTGAAAGACAAACTCTTTCTGTATTTTTTCTAGACTTATTCTGATCTGCGATATTGGCGGCTTTATCTATGCTTTTTTGTACATCATACTGATTATACAAAGTCCGATACATAGTGCATCGTCCGCAGCATTGAGCAAGGGGAATATCCCGCGCTTGCGTTGAAGAAGATATAAGAGAACCGCATACAGCTAGCGCACATAGTTGGGGATGTTGATGAAGACGTCACGCGTGAAGGTTATCATGCGTTCCATCAGCCAGGGCAGGGCCAGCAGCAGGGCCAGAAACATGCAGACGATCTTGGGGATAAAGGTCAGGGTCATCTCCTGAATCTGGGTGGCAGCCTGAATAACGCTGACAAGCACACCAACGCCCAGCCCCACAGACAGCATGGGCAGAGCCATCATGAGACACAATTCAATGGCCTGGCGGCCAAAACCGATAACGAAATCAGGAGACATGCGCTTACCCCCGAGGGAATTTTTTGACACTGCCAATCACTGGCGCTCTGTAGATACAAAAATGATGCCAGTTCCACGTCAGAGAAGGAAGCTGTTGACAAGCGATCCCACCAGCAAATTCCAGCCGTCAACCATAACAAAAAGCAGCAGTTTGAACGGCATGGAAACCATCATGGGCGGCAACATCATCATGCCCATAGCCAGCAGCACGCTGGAGATGACCATATCCAGCACCAGAAAGGGAATATAGATGAGAAAGCCGATGGTGAAGGCTGTCTTCAGTTCACTGATGACAAAGGCCGCAGCCAGCAGCATGGTAGGAACTTCTTCCTTGCTCTTGGGGGCTTCCATTTTACTGATGGAATAGAAGATGGAAAGGTCTTTTTCGCGGGTATGCTTGAACATGAAGGTACGCAGGGGGGCCTGCGCCTTGTCCAGAGCTTCTTTATAGTCCATGCGTTCGCTGAGGTAGGGCTGCAAGGCGTCGTCGTTGATCTGCTTGCCCACAGGATACATGATGACCACCGTCATAAAAATGGCGAGGCTGGCCAGTATCTGGGTAGGCGGCAACTGCTGTACGCCCATAGCCTGACGCAGGAAGCTGAACACGATGATGATGCGGGTAAAACTGGTGACCGTGAGCATGATGGCCGGAGCCACGGAAAGGACGGTGAGCAGAAAGAGAATTTCCAGCAGCACCGAGACTTTTTCCGGCGATTTTGCGCCGCCGGCAAGGCTGAGCTGCAAGGTGGGCATGGCCATGTCCTGAGCGGCATGGGCCAGATGGGGCAGCAAAAGAAGAAGACTAGCGGCTGTCAGTACCGCGAGTGGCGTCTTCCATGACTTGTTGAAAATTTTTGTCCTGCGGCTCATGCTGCGCCTGCTCCTCGGTCAGAAGGGTTATGTGCTGGTCGGTCACGCCCAGCAACAGCCTTCTATTCAAAAAGCGTACCACCATAAGCCCCTTACGCGGGCCCAGCGGCAATTGCGCTTCCATAACCAGAGCTCCCTTGGGCAAGGCCCCCGGGCGCGGCAAAAAATTGAACTTGCCAAAACGGCGTACCAGCCACACAACCAGCCACAATATGGCCACCAGCAAAAACAGAATGCCCACAGCCTGCGCGTAGCTGCCCCAGGAAAAGGAGCTTTCGCCAAGGCCCGTGCTGTGTTCCGCCGCCTTGGCAGCCGCCTGCCCGGCCAGGCCGCCGTCGAGACTGTCAGAAAGGGTATCGGCAAAACGGCCCGCAGCCTGCGCCGCAGCGCCAAGCCCCTGACGGGCCAGTTCCACGGCGTTGTCCACCACCCGGTCAAGCCCCGGCAACGAGGCCGCACCCTGCTCCACAGCGCCACGCACCGCCTGCCCCGACATGCCCGCTTCAGTAGCAGCGGGCAAGGAAGAAGACGCCACGCCGCCCGAAGCGGCGGAGGCTGCTGCATGGACGAGGCTAGCCAAGCTGCTTTACCCTTTCAATGGGACTGATGATGTCCGTCAGGCGCACGCCAAACTTTTCGTTGATGACAACGGCTTCGCCGCGTGCCACAAGCTTGCCGTTCACATAGACTTCCAGCGGTTCGCCAGCCAGTTTGTTCAGCTCCACCACAGACCCCTGACCAAGTTGCAGCAGTTCGTTGATGAGCAGACGGGTACGGCCCAGCTCGGCAGAGACGTCCAGAGGAATATCCAGAATGAAGTCCAGCTCGCGCTTGAGCTTGTTGTCGCCGGGCTGACGCGCCATTTCGGTCATATCCTTGAAATGGGCGTCCGTGGCATGGCCGCCCATGCCTGCGCCAGCGCCGCCAAAAGACTGCTGCGGATGCGCCTCTTCGTCCTGGGCCATGCTGGCGGCCCACTGGGCTGCCAGGGCTTCGTCGGCCTGACGCTGCGCGTCTGCGCCAGCAGGGGGAGTTTCGGACGGGGCGGCGGGTTCGGCAGCGCCGTCTGAAGCTTTGGCTGCATCAGATTCTTGGGCGAGTTCGGCTTCCCACTGGGCGGCCAAAGCGTCCTGATCTTCCTGCGACATAGGTCACCTCTTTGTCTTCCTGCCGCCGGGCGCGTCTGCACCCGGAGCGTTGACCGTGCGGGCAAAGCCGCGCAAGAAATTATTCGACAACAAAGTCAGTAAAATACACGCGAATAACGCGCTGTGCGCCAAGTATCTGATTAAGGCGCGCCGCCACTTCGGCCTTGAGCAGCACCTTGCCGTCAGGGCTGGCTATGTCGGCATAGTTTTTACCGGCCAGCAGCATGATGATGGCATCGCGGATGCGGGCGTTGTTCGCCTGGAGGGCCGCCGAAACATCGGCATTGACCTCCACTTCCATGCTCATTTTAAGATAGCGCCGCCCGGCAGGGTCTGACAGATTGACTGTAATGGACGGCAAGGGCAGCACCATACCGCCGCTGCGCGGCAGATCGCTCTGCCGCTCGATACGCCCATCGCCACCTGCCTGACCAGACGCGCCCTGATTGCCTTGCCCGGCTTGTCCGCCCTGCCCCGCCGAGACGGAACCAGCAGACTGCCCAGCGGCGGAAGATGTTCCCGTGGCATCAGTTGCAAGCGCAGCCCCATTGCTGGAGGGGGTGCGCAAATAGAGCCACCAGTAGCCGCCAAGCCCTGCGCCGCTCAATGTCATGAGCAATATCGCCAAAATAATGACGAGGCGCTTGACCCGGGATTTTTTCTTGGGACTTTCAGCCTGCCCTTCGGGCAGCGCGGGGGCTTCTTTTTCCTTGGCCGCCATAATCAACTCCGTTGGCCTTGTGCGGACTCACAGCCGTGCCGTGCCGCCGTCATGTTCACGGGAGGGACGTCCCCGGAAAACCCCGGAGAGACCCGAAACGCCGCCACCCGCAAAGCCGGCCTCCATGCTGATGCAGACACTATGCCAGAGGCGGCGTTTTGGCCGAGCGCGGCCCGAAAATATCCGTGCCTATGCGCACCAGAGTGGCCCCTTCGGCCACAGCGGCTTCGAAGTCGCCGCTCATGCCCATAGAAAGCGTGGGCAGGGGCAGACCTGTGTGCTTTTGCAGGCTGTCCCTCAATTGGCGCAGATGGGCAAAATGGGGGCGCGCTGCATCACCGGCATCAAAAACCGGGGGCAGGCACATAAGCCCCTGAATGTCCAGGTGAGGACAGTTCTCAAGTACATAATCGGCCAGTGCCGGCAAATCTGCAGGCATAAGACCACTTTTTTGCGGCTCGGAGGCAATATTTATCTCGAAAAGCACTGGCTGGCGCTCTTCAGCGCCGCTCATGCGCTTTTCAAGACCGTCGGCAAGCTTACGCGAATCGAGGGTATGTATGAGGGCAAAGGCGCCGCCCACCTGCGCGGCCTTGCGGCTTTGCACATGGCCGATCATGTGCCAGCGGATGCCTGCGGCAAGCGTGGAGGACCCGGCGGACGCCGCCAGATCCTCACGTTTCTGCAAAGCTTCCTGCACATAATTTTCGCCAAAATCCACCTGCCCGGCAGCGGCCACAACGGCCACCTCTTCCGCCGGATGCAGCTTGGATACGGCAATGAGGGTCACGTCCTCTCTGGCGCGCCCGGCAGCGGCACAGGCTGTGTTCAGCCTGTCCAGCACATGACGGTAACGGTCCAGCAGTTCCATACCTACTCCGCCATCATGCCGATGTCGCGCAAAAAGGCCGCATCTTCGGTCCAGTGCTCACGCACCTTGACCCACAGTTCCAGATGCACCTTGCCGTCCACCAGAACCTGAATGTCCTTGCGGGCCTCGGTTCCAATGGCCTTGATGGACTGCCCGGCCCGGCCGATGACCATAGCCTTGTGCATGGGACGAGCCACATAAATGGTGGCGTGGATGACGGTTTGCCCGCGCTCTTCGTCTTCTTCCCAGTTTTCAATATCCACGGCCACAGAATAGGGAACTTCCTGCCGCAGGTGCAAAAAGAGCTTTTCGCGAATTATTTCGGCGGTCATGAAGCGCAGAGGCGCAGTGGAAATCTGGTCTTCGGGAAACTGAGCCTGCGCTTTAGGCAGATTCTTGTTGATAAGAGCCACCAGATCGGCCAGACCATCCCTGCGCAAGGCAGACACAGGAAAGATTTCGGCTCTGGGCCACATTTCATGCAGCCGTGTCAGCAGGGGCAGCATGCGGCTCTTGTCGCTGAACAGGTCCACCTTGTTGACCACCACGATCATCGGGCGTTCTTCGCTGGCCAGAGCCTGAGCTACCGGGGCCAGGTCGCGCTCCAGAAATTCGGGGTGGCGGATGTAGAGGTGGGCGTCCAGTACCGGCATGATAACATCAGCCTGCCCCAGGCTTTGCCACACAGCCTGGATCATCGTTTTGCTCAGGCGGCCCCGCACCTGTGTGAGGCCGGGCGTATCCATAAAGATAACCTGGGAATCATCATTGGTGAGGATGCCCACAATCTGATTGCGCGTGGTCTGCGGTTTGGGCGTGACAATAGTCACCTTCTGCCCGAGAAGGGAATTAAGCAGGGTGGACTTGCCAGCATTGGGCGGGCCCATAAGCGCCACCCATCCGCAACGGTAGTGCAGGTCGGTCATTACATCTCCTGGCCGAAAAACCGGCCTACGCTGCGCGCAAAAGGCGCAGAAATTTTCTTGAGCAATTTCACTTTGAACTTGCTCTGGCGGCTACATGAGCAGCCGCCCGCCGTGAAGGCTTGATTACAGCTTCAGCCGTTGCTTTAGCCGTTGTGCCGCAGGAAGCTAGGAATAAAGACGGCAATGAGTTACGCAAAAACTTACCCAAAGAGTCGCTGTCGTTATCCGTAAACCGCTGACGCTGCAACGGCTTACGCGTCCATAGGGCTTGCCCGAACCGTTACGAACCCGTCTTGCGGGGCAGGACAGATCGCTACGGAGAAGACAGCCCGGCTATTTATTTGCGCGGTTATGCGCCGCAACGGGCGTCTCTTAAACTTTGAGAACGCGTATTCTCAAAGTAAATCTACTCTAGAAACATACTAAATCTGTTTTTCTGTCCCATATCCGCGCGCTGCGGTCAAGCCGCAAGCCAGCCTTCCTGCCCTTGCGCCGGGCAAAAAGCGCGCTTGCCATACCCTGAAAACCCTCTGTTTTTCATGTAATTGCTGCAAGCAATTCCCTTGCGTCCGGCAAGCCGCAGACGCCGCCATACTTGACGATCATGCCGTCAACGCTTACTCTCGCGCCCATGTTTACTCTCTTCACCTACATGGCTCTTATCGTTGGCGTGAACTACGCCTTTGCCGTAACGCCCCTCATTGAGCTGCCCAATGGCGAACTGTGGGCCCCGCTCTCTCTTGTGGTAGGCTTTATTTTTGTGGTGCGCGATTATGCGCAGCGCCGGGTGGGACACAAAGTGCTGTGGGCCATGCTGGTGGGCTGCATTGTGAGCTGGTATATGGCCACGCCCCAGCTTGCTCTGGCCAGCGCCGCCGCCTTTGCAATGGGCGAGATGGGCGACTGGGCGCTGTTCACGTTTACCAATCGCCCCTTTTCGCAGCGCATACTTATTTCAAGCCTTGTAGGCGCGCCCCTGGACAGCATTGTTTTTCTGCTCATCATCGGCCTTGCCACGCCCTGGTCCATCATAACCATGAGCGTTAGCAAACTGCTGGGCGCACTGCTGGTGTTCTGGCTGGTACGCCGCCGTGAACAGCGCGAATACGCAATGGGCCTGGGGGCCTGAAAAGGCCGTACTTTGCACTGAGAAGTGTGCCCGCTTCTTCCTATTCCTGTCACCACAGTGTTTCCCCACACCAATATCCAGCTATGCATGATGTAATGGTGAGAATAGCCTGCGGTTTGTCTGGTGGAAGGATTATCAGGCAGTCACATCCCGTTTGATGCCCCTCCTGCTGAGGAATCAGCTTTTGCTGCTCTGGACTGATTGCTGCGCAAAAGTAGCGACGTCTAGGATCAACACAGGCTGATCCTGGACCCGCCTTGATTATCCTACTGACACATGTGAAACGATTTATATTGCGGATGTAATAGAATCACGCAACATGTGTCACCTATGGACACATTGCACAAGCCATCTACAGGTTCTAACTAGAGAATTTTAAAGTCAAGATCCCCTAATCAGTAGTTATTTTATATAGCACACCATCACGATCAACGATGTTTAACGTATTAGATGCGTATTCTATTATATAGATAGAATCATCATCAATTTTTGCATTCTTAATGTATGTTTCAACCCAATCTTTGTTTTTATTTATTTTTTCAATTTCCTCTTCCTGATACTTCCCATTGATATTGAATACTAATGACGGCCACTTATCTTTCTCCAAAACAATAGTCAGTTGCCCATCTGGTTCTATTTGAGCAAAATATATTTCAGCTAATGATTTTATCCCTTTAGAGTGTATTTTTGATATTATACTGACTATATCTACCTTATTGCTGTTTACATTTTCGATAGAGAGCTTGTTATCATCTATAATAACAATGGCCTTACCAATTGTTATTGACCGCAGCTTGTCTATTTTTTTACTTAAAAATGAGATTATATTAAGGAAGACTACGGATATTATTAATAATATTATGTAGTACAGCATTGATATTTCATTGTTATATATAACACCGCCTATTACAGCACCTAGCACAAAGTTCCCAAAAAAGTCTATTGGCGTCATTTGAGCCAATTGTGTTTTACCTGAAAAATTTAAATGAGCTATGACAATAGCGAAGCCTATTACTATCTTGCATGTTACTATAATTAAATATTCGGTCATTTCTTGCCCCTTTAATTATATTAATAATATTGTAGTATTCTTGTTTACCTTGATAAACTGAATGCGGCTGCATAGGCTTTCCTGTGCAGCATAAAAAACCTCAAACAGCCTTCCCGCTTAGCCACTCAGAGCACAAACATCTCAACGAGCTAGCATTACCATTTTTAGAGCATTAAACTTGAAAAAGATTGAATACTCTAGCTGCACAAGAGTGAAGCGCACAGCAACGCGGCGTGGATTCAGCCTGAAATCATATTTTATGGAAGAACGACAACTTTGAAATGCAATGTATTTTAAAGTTGCCCTACCCCAGAAGGGGATTCATGAAGAGAAAGGGTATGCGAGTGCAAATTAAAAAAAGGGCTGTCCTACATCTAGGACAGCCCTTTTTCATACTCTGAAAGCTCTACTTCTCTACCCGGAAGGTATTGCTGATGATGGTCAGATCTTCCAGCACTTCCTGCGGCAGATGCCGGAATGGCGGCATGACCGTGCCGGGGTAGCCGTTGGTGATAACCTCAAGGGCACGGGCATGGGTCATTGCGAACTTTTGCAAGTCCGGGGGCGGGGGCAACAGGGTGTGCCCAAACTCCGTGATCTCGCCTGCAACACCGTGGCAGACCGAGCAGGTTTCAGCCCATACAAACATGGCCTCGCCTTCCGGCTCGCGGTCCGGCGGCACGTCGGCCTTGCCGTACATGTCAAAACGCTTGCCCATCGTATCCAGCACCATTTCAATCTTTTCGCGGTCATACAGGCGGAAGTAAGGCATACCTGAGCCGGGTACGCCGTCCCGCACGAGGGTGTATACATACTCCCTGTCGGCGCGAATGGCCGCAATATCCTCTGCAGGAATAAGCAGACGCGCGGCCACTGGGCCGTCGCCCTTGCCTTCCAGCCCGTGGCAGGGGGCGCAAGCCTGATCGTAAATGGTGTCGCCGTTATCGTACACGGTCTTGAGCTTGAGGGCGTAAGCATCCAGCGAAGGCTGCCGGAAGGGATCCATAGTCTTGGCCCGCTCTGTACGATAAGCGTCGTTGGCAGCCTGTAGCGGATTGAGGGATTCGTCCTGTATGAACTGGCGGCCCACCAGCATGGCCGCGAAGGCCAGAGGCAGCAGCCAGAGCAAACTGCGGGGCGCGGGCAGCGGCACGGGCCGCGGGGCTGCCTCTGAAGCTGACTGGCGGGGACGCAGCACCCACAAGACCAGCAGGGCGGCCAGCGCGCCCACTGTAAGCGCCGCTACTATGGTCCAGGTGAGTTCCGCAGCCACAGTAAACAGCAGAGGGATACCTATGAGGATCTGGGCCAGCGTTGCGCCGAAAACCCAGTTGCGCAAGCGCGGGGCTTTTTCCGGATTGTTGCGGGTTGAGAAAAAGAGCTGAAAAGCCGCGCCAAGCACAAGGGCTGCACCGATGACGTGCAGATAACGCAGCAGCCAGTGCGGGGCCAATGCGGGCAATGTGGCAAAATCCTGCCCGCCCGACTGACCGAACTGGGCCCACAGATGCTGGCGTTCCATAAGAGCCAGCGCCCCGGTAAACACGGCAGGCACGGTGAGCAGCGCTCCCACGCCTATCACGCCGCAGAGCAGCGCCAGCCACGAGCGGCTTTCCATCGAATGGTTAAATCCGTCAATGAGCAGAAAGGCTACGATAAGCAGGGGTATCACCGCCAGCCAGGCATAGGCGAACAGCCCTGTGGTGGTGAAGAATGAGTAGGAATAACGTATTTGTATGAGCAACAGGGGCGCAATGCCCAAAACCACGGCCAGACTTTTGAGGCCCAGGTGGGTGTGCATGAATTTGCTGTTCCAGCTCTGCCCCGGCTGGTCGTTGTTCAGCCAGTCTTGCAAAAAAAACACAAGACCCAGCACCGCTGTACCGACGATAAGCAGCGCAAAAAGCAAATGCAGGCCAAAGGTCACAAAGAGCAGGCCATCGAGCCAACCGTCGGACAGGGGATGCAGGAGGAAGAGGTCAGTCCACTTGTTCATGGCTACTTCGCCTCCCTGCCCGCTGCATGGGCTGCCGGAGTTTTCGGCGCCTGCGGGATCTTGATATAACCCTGCTCTGTTCCGAGCATATAGATATAGTTGGCCAGCAGCAGGCGCTCCGATTCCGATCCGGTAAAGGGCGTCATGAAGGGACCGAGGTTTTCCGTGATGTCCACAATGGCATTGAGGCTGTCCAGCGTACGCCCGGCCACGCGAATGCCGATATTGTTCAGTCCGCCTTTGACCGTGGTGTGGCACACCCCGCAATTGGCGGCAAACAGGGCCTGCCCTGCCACCATATCAGGCGGCAGCTTGCCGCTGTCATCAACCCAGCGCATGCGCGGCAGATAATTCTCGTTCTTTTCATCAAGGGCCAGCTTTTCCACCAGCGGCACCTGATTGGCGTACATATAGCCGGGCAGCAGATACGGCCCGCGCACAAATTCGCGAATGCGCTCAAATTCCATAACCATAAATACGCACAGCAGAATGGCCGGAATGCAGAGAATGCGGCTTATAATGGGCCAGCGCAGTACAGCGACCAGCCCCGTGAGGCAAAGCACCCCGACACCCACGGCATTAAGGGTGGGCAAAAAGTCCGGCAGTTGCGACATGTAGGAGGTGGCGACCGCGAACTTCCAGTGGGTCAGATAGGTCATTGGAATGCGGGAGAAGTAAACCCACGCGCTGACCCCGGCCACGGCCACACAGCCCAGAAACACACCGCCAGCCAGCCGCAGGGCGCTGCCGCGCTCCTGCTGCGTGCCTTTGAAGCGCCAGGCAATCCAGGCCGCAAGCAACAATGAGCCAATGCCCAGCCCCGCCGCCAGCCGCAGAAACACCTGGGGCACAAAGGTGGGGTTGTAGTAAGCCTGATCGAAAGTCTGCCCCCAGGGCCAGCCGGCAGGCGTGAGCATAAAGCCCAGAATGCCCGAGATTAGGATGGCCGAAATGACGGCCATGACCACATAGCCCCAGCCAAGGGCGGTCAGGCGGCCCGGGTGCTTTTCCGCCAGTTTGTCCCACAGGTAGTAGTAAAAAAGCAGCAGAATGACTTCTGAGGTAAAGGCTCCCCACTCAATGAACCAGGGCCAGAAAAAGAGGTGGATGAGTGAGCCGATGCCCTCAGGCGCAAGAATGCCCGTGATAAACCAGATGCCCACGCCCGTCACCGCACCCACGGAAGTGATAACCACCACCACAGGCCCCAGCAAGCTGCGGGTTATGCGTGCCCAGTGCGGCCCCTTGCCCATATACGTCAGGGTTTGAAAAAGAATGAGCATGGTCATGAGGCCAATGGCCAGACCGTGACTTATGACGACATGCAACACGGCGTCCAGCGCGA contains these protein-coding regions:
- the fliQ gene encoding flagellar biosynthesis protein FliQ encodes the protein MSPDFVIGFGRQAIELCLMMALPMLSVGLGVGVLVSVIQAATQIQEMTLTFIPKIVCMFLALLLALPWLMERMITFTRDVFINIPNYVR
- the fliP gene encoding flagellar type III secretion system pore protein FliP (The bacterial flagellar biogenesis protein FliP forms a type III secretion system (T3SS)-type pore required for flagellar assembly.) — translated: MSRRTKIFNKSWKTPLAVLTAASLLLLLPHLAHAAQDMAMPTLQLSLAGGAKSPEKVSVLLEILFLLTVLSVAPAIMLTVTSFTRIIIVFSFLRQAMGVQQLPPTQILASLAIFMTVVIMYPVGKQINDDALQPYLSERMDYKEALDKAQAPLRTFMFKHTREKDLSIFYSISKMEAPKSKEEVPTMLLAAAFVISELKTAFTIGFLIYIPFLVLDMVISSVLLAMGMMMLPPMMVSMPFKLLLFVMVDGWNLLVGSLVNSFLL
- the fliO gene encoding flagellar biosynthetic protein FliO, producing the protein MASLVHAAASAASGGVASSSLPAATEAGMSGQAVRGAVEQGAASLPGLDRVVDNAVELARQGLGAAAQAAGRFADTLSDSLDGGLAGQAAAKAAEHSTGLGESSFSWGSYAQAVGILFLLVAILWLVVWLVRRFGKFNFLPRPGALPKGALVMEAQLPLGPRKGLMVVRFLNRRLLLGVTDQHITLLTEEQAQHEPQDKNFQQVMEDATRGTDSR
- the fliN gene encoding flagellar motor switch protein FliN, whose amino-acid sequence is MSQEDQDALAAQWEAELAQESDAAKASDGAAEPAAPSETPPAGADAQRQADEALAAQWAASMAQDEEAHPQQSFGGAGAGMGGHATDAHFKDMTEMARQPGDNKLKRELDFILDIPLDVSAELGRTRLLINELLQLGQGSVVELNKLAGEPLEVYVNGKLVARGEAVVINEKFGVRLTDIISPIERVKQLG
- a CDS encoding flagellar basal body-associated FliL family protein, with product MAAKEKEAPALPEGQAESPKKKSRVKRLVIILAILLMTLSGAGLGGYWWLYLRTPSSNGAALATDATGTSSAAGQSAGSVSAGQGGQAGQGNQGASGQAGGDGRIERQSDLPRSGGMVLPLPSITVNLSDPAGRRYLKMSMEVEVNADVSAALQANNARIRDAIIMLLAGKNYADIASPDGKVLLKAEVAARLNQILGAQRVIRVYFTDFVVE
- a CDS encoding YggS family pyridoxal phosphate-dependent enzyme, whose protein sequence is MELLDRYRHVLDRLNTACAAAGRAREDVTLIAVSKLHPAEEVAVVAAAGQVDFGENYVQEALQKREDLAASAGSSTLAAGIRWHMIGHVQSRKAAQVGGAFALIHTLDSRKLADGLEKRMSGAEERQPVLFEINIASEPQKSGLMPADLPALADYVLENCPHLDIQGLMCLPPVFDAGDAARPHFAHLRQLRDSLQKHTGLPLPTLSMGMSGDFEAAVAEGATLVRIGTDIFGPRSAKTPPLA
- the era gene encoding GTPase Era; its protein translation is MTDLHYRCGWVALMGPPNAGKSTLLNSLLGQKVTIVTPKPQTTRNQIVGILTNDDSQVIFMDTPGLTQVRGRLSKTMIQAVWQSLGQADVIMPVLDAHLYIRHPEFLERDLAPVAQALASEERPMIVVVNKVDLFSDKSRMLPLLTRLHEMWPRAEIFPVSALRRDGLADLVALINKNLPKAQAQFPEDQISTAPLRFMTAEIIREKLFLHLRQEVPYSVAVDIENWEEDEERGQTVIHATIYVARPMHKAMVIGRAGQSIKAIGTEARKDIQVLVDGKVHLELWVKVREHWTEDAAFLRDIGMMAE
- a CDS encoding VUT family protein — encoded protein: MPSTLTLAPMFTLFTYMALIVGVNYAFAVTPLIELPNGELWAPLSLVVGFIFVVRDYAQRRVGHKVLWAMLVGCIVSWYMATPQLALASAAAFAMGEMGDWALFTFTNRPFSQRILISSLVGAPLDSIVFLLIIGLATPWSIITMSVSKLLGALLVFWLVRRREQREYAMGLGA
- a CDS encoding DUF421 domain-containing protein, with translation MTEYLIIVTCKIVIGFAIVIAHLNFSGKTQLAQMTPIDFFGNFVLGAVIGGVIYNNEISMLYYIILLIISVVFLNIISFLSKKIDKLRSITIGKAIVIIDDNKLSIENVNSNKVDIVSIISKIHSKGIKSLAEIYFAQIEPDGQLTIVLEKDKWPSLVFNINGKYQEEEIEKINKNKDWVETYIKNAKIDDDSIYIIEYASNTLNIVDRDGVLYKITTD
- a CDS encoding c-type cytochrome, translated to MNKWTDLFLLHPLSDGWLDGLLFVTFGLHLLFALLIVGTAVLGLVFFLQDWLNNDQPGQSWNSKFMHTHLGLKSLAVVLGIAPLLLIQIRYSYSFFTTTGLFAYAWLAVIPLLIVAFLLIDGFNHSMESRSWLALLCGVIGVGALLTVPAVFTGALALMERQHLWAQFGQSGGQDFATLPALAPHWLLRYLHVIGAALVLGAAFQLFFSTRNNPEKAPRLRNWVFGATLAQILIGIPLLFTVAAELTWTIVAALTVGALAALLVLWVLRPRQSASEAAPRPVPLPAPRSLLWLLPLAFAAMLVGRQFIQDESLNPLQAANDAYRTERAKTMDPFRQPSLDAYALKLKTVYDNGDTIYDQACAPCHGLEGKGDGPVAARLLIPAEDIAAIRADREYVYTLVRDGVPGSGMPYFRLYDREKIEMVLDTMGKRFDMYGKADVPPDREPEGEAMFVWAETCSVCHGVAGEITEFGHTLLPPPPDLQKFAMTHARALEVITNGYPGTVMPPFRHLPQEVLEDLTIISNTFRVEK
- a CDS encoding c-type cytochrome, which gives rise to MIFPILHIPGLGDGMTIALDAVLHVVISHGLAIGLMTMLILFQTLTYMGKGPHWARITRSLLGPVVVVITSVGAVTGVGIWFITGILAPEGIGSLIHLFFWPWFIEWGAFTSEVILLLFYYYLWDKLAEKHPGRLTALGWGYVVMAVISAILISGILGFMLTPAGWPWGQTFDQAYYNPTFVPQVFLRLAAGLGIGSLLLAAWIAWRFKGTQQERGSALRLAGGVFLGCVAVAGVSAWVYFSRIPMTYLTHWKFAVATSYMSQLPDFLPTLNAVGVGVLCLTGLVAVLRWPIISRILCIPAILLCVFMVMEFERIREFVRGPYLLPGYMYANQVPLVEKLALDEKNENYLPRMRWVDDSGKLPPDMVAGQALFAANCGVCHTTVKGGLNNIGIRVAGRTLDSLNAIVDITENLGPFMTPFTGSESERLLLANYIYMLGTEQGYIKIPQAPKTPAAHAAGREAK